In Ciconia boyciana chromosome 5, ASM3463844v1, whole genome shotgun sequence, the DNA window atgagcagatTTCTGTTGGAAATGTCTCATCCTCCACCGCAGAAAATGGTTATTATCTCTAGTCTAAAGAGAGTGTTCAGATTCGGGTCCTTGCCTCCACACAGCCCAGGCAGCTGGGTCTGTGGAAAGCAGTGTACGGGGCTACCGGGAATTTATGGAGCAGGCAAATTGTCTTCTGATCATGCTGAGATCCACCTGAAGGGATGACAACAACTCcaaaaaatgagaagcagtgaaaaaaggagagagaaaaacaaaccacaaacttGTCCATTTTACAAAGACGTGGTGGGCGAATAGCCCGGCCACTCAGGGTAAGAGCAAACGTGCTGGTAGGTCCCCTCCCACTGAAGAGGAGTTTGGGGACAGAGGCCAGTGGGACCAGCACTGGGAGCTGGAAGTGACATCTCCTGCAAAGTGGCAACAGCTACAGCCTCTGGCAATCCTCAGGACTTGGCAAAACAGGCTTAAAATGGGCACCACAAGTCATTGGCGGGGCTCAGTGCCACGGAAGCCGACTGAGGCCAAGAGCTTACAGATTTATTGTTTAAAGGAATGAGCTGGATACAGACAATAAATGGCAAGAACATGTGGAGCTGTAAGAAATAAACTACTTTTAAGCCCTTCCACAAGTGATATTACATTCaggacatttattttccaggtaTGAAACAACTTCAAGTAAGAGAGAAGCTGGCCTACAGGGAGATTACATCCACGAGCACGGCCCGCTGGAAGGGATCTTGAAACCTCCTCTGAAGGAGCTGGCACTGGCTTCGGTGCGTGCCAACAGCCTGCCTGGGGCAGCACTGCGGCCGCTCCAGCACGGCAGCCCCACGCCTTCCCCGGGGAGACGCTGCAGGTCCCATCTCTTTCCTATGCCACAAGCGGCGACCCAGACCTCTGGGAAGCCCAGTCTGGACACTGGACGTAGAGGGATCCTGCAATTTACAGAAGTCATTATGGCTAAGGGTAGCTTCCCATAAAACATCTCTATAAGGAGATATATTCAGTAGCTGATTAATGAATGTGGTTTACCACAAAATGATACTACACAGGCCAACTCTTTTCAATAATAATCCTATAAATAGTATTACTAAAAATCCAAGAAATATCCAAATTGCACTGAAGCTGCGTTGTGATCCCAGCGCCTTGCCTGTTGTCTTCCCCTTTGTGGTAAATCAACACAAACATAATTCTTTAAGGGAGTTTCTAGGTGAAGACAGGAGCGAAGGGAAAGGGACATGCCTGCACTGCGCAGAGCCAGGCCCGCGCTTTTAGCCTCAGAAAAACGTGCCAGGTGACGGTATTGCGAAACCACTTGGATGCTCCCACCCGGGGAAAACCCCCTTCGGCGGCCGGGGGCCATCCAGGGGCTGTAGGGCCGGGGTCCACTGCAGCCCCCCGCTCCTCGCAGGGGACAGCCAGGGCCCGGAGGGGCcggtgggcaggaggagggcccCGCAGGGCATCCACCGCGGCTGGGCCCTGCCGAGCCGGAGGGGGGCCGGGAgagccggcagcccccggccgctGCCTGCGGCTCCATTGCCGGGCCGAGCCCTGCCAGCAtcgcggggagggggcggaggTGCCAGACACCCCCCGGGGGCTGAGGGAGCCGCCAGCCTCGCCCCTGCTTGGGGAACCGGCCCGCCACATCACGCATCCGCTGGCAGGGGAAGCGCCAAACGCGGGCAAGGGGGCCCGGGGGCAGAGGGGGTCCCGCCGCTTGGCAGCAGCTGTGTTAGCTGCAAAGCTCACCTCCGGCCACCCGCGGCCCGAGAGcggcccctctccccctgcccggccgAGGAGCTCCTCGGGCTTTCGTGGCTCTTTGTTCGCGGGGAtctttccccccttccccgtGCTCGCACGGTAACGTTTCTCGCAAGGATTTCCTGCCAAAAGACAATCCCCCTGAGCAAAAGCAGACCGAGAAAGTAGTGACCAATCCTTTCTGGATGGCTGTCACCAGGCTCCTCCCagcccccgctccccctgccatttgcatacaaaaaaatccagaaaactcCCGTTTGCCCCCGCATCTCGCTCAGACCCTCCGTCCCCCTCTGGCAGGTACGAGCCCGGGCTGGGGGACGCTGCCCGCGGCTGAGGGCAGCGGCGCGCcgcccgctccgcgccccgccaCCCCGGCCCCCCGAGCCTCTCGCCAGCCCCCCTCCTCCGCGCCCCAAAATGCAGCGCCGCCTCTgcgccctgctcctgctggcgTCCCAGTGCATGGGCTCGGCCGCCGGGCTCTTCCCCTTCGGGGAGCCCGACTTCTCCTACAAGCGCTCCAACTGCAAGCCCATCCCCGCCCCGATGCTGCTCTGCCGGGGCATCGAGTACCAGAGCATGCGGCTGCCCAACCTGCTGGGGCATGAGACGGtgcaggaggtgctggagcaggccTCCACCTGGATCCCGCTGGTGCAGAAGCAGTGCCACCCCGACACCAGGAAGTTCCTCTGCTCCCTCTTCGCCCCCGTCTGCATCGACGACCTGGACGAGATCATCCAGCCCTGCCACTCGCTCTGCGAGGAGGTGAAGGAGAGCTGCGCCCCGGTGATGTCCGCCTTCGGCTTCCCCTGGCCCGACATGCTGGACTGCAGCCGCTTCCCCAAGGACAACGACCTCTGCATCCCGCTGGCCAGCAGCGACCACATCCTCCCGGTCACCAGGGAAGGTAAGAGGGagccgccgggccgcccccgggcCGGCAGCATCTGCCCCCGATGagccgccccggccgcggggTCCCGCCCCGGCTCTCTGCGGGGGCGCGGAGGCGTCTCCCCCCGTTACAGCACGCCCCGCTGCTCCGGGACGGCGGGGACCGGGGAGGGGGCCACAGATCAGGCTCAAGGCGGCTTTCCCGAGGGGACGGGGGAAACTGCAGGCACCGTCGGGGAACGGGGAACGGGCAccggcccgcagcccccggccttTGCCCGTCCCCGTCCCGAGGAAAGGTCCGGGGCCGCGGGCTCGAGCCGCGCGGCTGCCAAAGGGGCATCCTCCCTCCGCAAAGATCATCGCCGAAGCGCGGCGTTGGGATGTTTCGTGTCGCGCGTCCCCCGCTCTTTACTCTTTCCCCcgtaaaaaaaccccttttggTTTGGGTGTGGCCTTAAGAGCACAccgtgcccccctccccgggtCGGCAGCAAGGTAAGGCGCGTCAAAGTGCtcgggcagcgccggggccggggggcagaAGGCGCAGGGTCGGCCCCTCCATCGAGGGAGGGAAACCCGGCGTTTCCCGAAGGGTTCCCAACGCCACCTGCTGTTCCTTTCTCCCCGAGCCTGACGGGGACTGTCCCTTGCATTTCCAGCACCCAAGGTCTGCGATgcctgcaaaaacaaaaatgaagacgATAACGACATCGTGGAAAACCTCTGCAAAAATGACTTCGGTAAGTGGAAGCAGAGCCCTCCCGGTTGAAACTTGAGAGTTGAGGATCAGGTAAAACTCCAGTGGAATGAGAGGGAGAGATGTGCCTGAATAAAGGCAGGGCTTTGTCTTATCTGCAGATGGACCTGTCTGACCGTTCGGTCATGAAACACAAAATTCCACCTTGGAATAAACAGTAGCCCTTTTTATagtccttttctgtttgctgtttcaAAGTAGCGCTCTTTTATGTGGATGTTGCTGGCAAGCCGAattgaaagtaaaatgaaaaaaaaaaagaatctttcatCCAGACTATTGCCTGGGGAGAAGTAGAGCAAAGCTTCATTTAGACGTATGAGAAAGAGCCGCATGACCAATCTCACGTATCGTAAGAAAGACTCTCTCCGCAGATTAAGAATGAAGCTCTATATATCATTTGACAGAGAAGGTAATGCACAGACAATTGGGGATATAAACTTAATGGGAAGATCTGGGGTTAGAAGAGGACAAGAAAGCCCCTTCGGCACAGACGACTGAACGGCACATTATCCACACATTAgcatttcaagagaaaaagggaataaGGAGGGGAATCCTTTTATAATAGGTCAATGTTTATACCTGGAAACAGATTTGtagtataaatatatacaacAATTCCAaagtctttctttaaaaaaaaaaacccaccacccaaAACATGAAACCATGACTGTGGGACATAATTGCTAAAACAACCAGTACCTTTGGCCTGGCAAAACACACTCAGATAAATCCTCCTAAAGCTAAACATGCCCCACAGAATCTTACAGAGCCCTGTATCCCCCTCCTAGTTATTTTACCAAATCAAATGCAGCTGTTGGACCAATTTGCCCTCCACAGGAtctattctttcaaaaaaacaatGCATGTGAAATATCATTTCCTTACAGGTTTGCCTAAAATCCTCTCCAGCCTAACAAATTAAGTTTAGAAGTTTTCAGCCGCAGCAGAGATCAGGTTTCAGATTAGGTCTAGGTACTcacctccccacctccccttcAAACTCTAGTTTCAGGAAGACTGTCCTCTCCCAGCAAAAACCGGAGCGCTGCTTAACGTAGCAAACCTGCCCGctctctgtttgcaaacaggagaaaagccagagaaaatattaatttagaaaggaaggaaaaagagggggaggggggagaggagaaaagaaacccaaaaaacctcaaCCCTAAGGTTGATTCAAACTGAAATGACTTGCATGCCCTTTGTGGCTTTAGAAATGGAGCCACCTGCTGCCTCTTCTGTCAGCCCTGACAGTTTAATTAGCAATAGagcacctccctccccaggtcCTCTTTATGTGCACTAATGGGAAAAAACCTCTcaatctctctccctctccccacttccccctcccctcactCTATTAGCCTTGAAGATAAAAGTAAAGGAGATTGCCTACATCAATGGGGATACCAAGATCACCCCCgaaacaaagagcaaaaccatCTACAAGCTGAATGGGCTGACAGAAAGGGATCTGAGGAAGATCGTGCTCTGGCTCAAAGGTGGCCTTCAGTGTACCTGTGATGAGATGAATGACATCAACGTCCCCTACTTGGTGATGGGGCAGAAGCAAGCTGGGGAACTGGTGATCACCTCGCTGAAGCGGTGGCAGAAAGGGCAGCGGGCTTTCAAGCGGTTCTCCCGCAGCATCCGCAAACTGCAGTGTTAGTGGCTTCGGCTCTGGCCACCTCCAGCAGCCGCCTCTGTCCTGAGCTCTCCGGGCCTCCCGCACCTTCTTGCTTCAGCCCATCTGAGCCTCGAGATGCCATGGGCATGAGACACGGTGACCGCTCTCCGAGAGGGGAGGGAGCCCTCCATTTCTGTACATAggttaaaatgtaataaaaaaaaaaatcatgactaTTTTTGGGAAGTATTAAAGTATCTCgcttaaagcttttttttttttttaatggttgcGAACGTGACTTTGGTCTGAGGTTTCTCCCTCTTCATTTTGGTAATGCTGGTTCATttatattgctgcttctctgtatACGTGCATGTTTGTTGTGCAAAAGTAGGACATGCAGAGAAAGACAGCCATGTGTGCGACTGGCCTGTCACAGTGGGTATGACTCTTTCACCGAGGTGAAATGGCTTGCCATCTATATTAACACTATAAAGGTCATGTTACGACTCTTGCATGTGATACATAGGCACCAGTAAGAGTATATTAACCATTCTCACATTTTATCCTCCACACATCTGAGCCCTTCTCTCTCAGAAAATATGAACAAGTTTTGGAGCTGGTTGATCtgaatgcaacttttttttttaattattttgcaaactAAACCATCTGTAGCCTAACTGTAATATACCTAGTGGTTAACCTGAAAGAGTtgtaaaatattgctttaattAACCTTGTAAATACTCCAGATAAATGTTATATTCTTGTATATAAACTTTACATCATAGTTTACCCATTGTCTCGGTCTGTATTCACTTCAATCTGTTTTGGGAGAACTGGAAGAAAGCTGTCCAACTGGGCTTTGTCATAGCAAAGCAAAATCTGGCCTTCCACCCCAAGTGGCCAGCAGAGAAGCATGAGGAAGCATCTAGTGCTGCAATCAGAAAAAACATACTGGACCTCATTTCCCTAAAGATGAACCCACGAGACACAGGGCTGAGGTTCAGTCAACTCATTTTAATATGTGTCTGTTGAGCTCTTCACGATGAAGAGTTTTTTGTGGCTCCTTTGTTTGGCTGCCTGCATTTTCATATCGTCTTCTTGGAAGACTCCGCTCTTTACTGATGTGGAATTGCAATGAGACCACTTgcttaaaaatcaaatccatCTATCCATTTCTTACACTTGAAAAAGACATATTAAGGAGTGCAAGAGTagacagaaaaatctcatttgcaACTAGCAATTCAGAATAATGGTAGAGCAAGGCatgttttgtgtgtatgtacacTCACTATTCttactgagaaggaaaataaaacctacCTAATAGTGTAACTAGAGGaatgtttttcagcatttttcttacaaatgttttctgatgAAGAGCATTACCTGCTAGAATATTATTGTACTTATCCTGAAAAATAGTCTTGCTTCCCAGAGTGCtgtcacacacaaaaaattattcttagcTTCACTGAGAGGATGAGCAGTCCAATATTCCGAAGGACAACGTTTTATGTTAACCATTCACAGACAGAACACAAATCCAACActagatttttctttgaag includes these proteins:
- the SFRP2 gene encoding secreted frizzled-related protein 2, with product MQRRLCALLLLASQCMGSAAGLFPFGEPDFSYKRSNCKPIPAPMLLCRGIEYQSMRLPNLLGHETVQEVLEQASTWIPLVQKQCHPDTRKFLCSLFAPVCIDDLDEIIQPCHSLCEEVKESCAPVMSAFGFPWPDMLDCSRFPKDNDLCIPLASSDHILPVTREAPKVCDACKNKNEDDNDIVENLCKNDFALKIKVKEIAYINGDTKITPETKSKTIYKLNGLTERDLRKIVLWLKGGLQCTCDEMNDINVPYLVMGQKQAGELVITSLKRWQKGQRAFKRFSRSIRKLQC